From Pseudorasbora parva isolate DD20220531a chromosome 25, ASM2467924v1, whole genome shotgun sequence, one genomic window encodes:
- the fbxl22 gene encoding F-box and leucine-rich protein 22, which yields MCKASVRLQSGGESQIQATRDSPLSLCCFVVVSRPVSASSLAMHLTELDQECLLHLFSYLDKDSRRSLSLTCVRLRQVFLDPQLWTLLHFRSPCELRRDNFVLGSSLRYLAVCWHSSRVKVCNIEDWMKTTFQRDLCRKHERLVSDFLERVCHMCPNLLSLTLSGCGHITDHNVINVLQSCRRLRSLSLENCARMTDSVLQAVVDHGNSLKEVRVDFCRNVTQTGLQEVRDKRPEVHLSALHSADMIPDSKPEEKTQIRRALQKFLIFS from the exons ATGTGCAAGGCCTCAGTGAGATTACAGTCTGGGGGAGAATCACAAATCCAGGCCACACGAGACTCGCCGCTGTCTCTTTGTTGCTTTGTGGTTGTCAGCAGGCCTGTTAGCGCCTCCAGTCTTGCTATGCATCTCACAGAACTAGATCAGGAGTGTTTGCTACACCTATTTTCTTACCTAGACAAGGACAGTCGCCGCAGTCTGTCATTGACTTGCGTACGACTAAGACAGGTCTTCCTGGACCCGCAACTGTGGACGCTGCTTCACTTCAGATCTCCATGCGAGCTAAGGAGGGACAACTTTGTACTGGGCTCTTCGCTAAGATACCTGGCTGTATGCTGGCACTCGAGCAGGGTCAAAGTGTGCAACATTGAGGACTGGATGAAGACAACGTTCCAGAGGGACCTCTGCAGAAAACACGAGAGACTCGTCAGTGACTTCCTGGAGCGTGTCTGCCACAT GTGTCCGAATCTACTCTCGCTGACTCTGTCTGGATGCGGGCACATTACGGATCACAATGTCATCAACGTGCTACAAAGCTGCAGGAGGCTACGCAGCCTTAGTCTAGAAAACTGCGCTCGGATGACTGACTCCGTCCTCCAGGCTGTGGTGGACCACGGCAACAGCCTCAAGGAGGTGAGGGTGGACTTCTGCCGTAACGTGACCCAGACAGGGCTGCAGGAGGTCAGAGACAAGAGACCAGAAGTGCACCTGAGCGCATTACACAGTGCGGATATGATTCCAGACAGCAAGCCTGAGGAGAAAACTCAGATCAGGAGAGCTCTGCAGAAGTTCTTGATCTTCTCCTGA